The Lacipirellula parvula genome window below encodes:
- a CDS encoding DUF1559 domain-containing protein, translating into MLRHISILAFLTLSLVAAPLAAARADEHVAIAPDLTADVVGVGVIELRRVDVPAFVAEAISFGVIPETEAPAAKQGAAAIQGVYGLLEKFGARRAYAILRVSDVAEGGMTWIVEIDRGGNAAEAAKFLNEMRQELNPRGAGLPRHEVRDFLYPGEFAVINETIVAAGSPKQLERVRELHAKAASGSRSDVLAALAGLGDADAGIALVGDADSRRVLREMFPQLPEPFAAINGKFLANDVRWAGAAVKFPPKFQWSFVADGATPEAAGVLEQATKNGMALAGVTLLKQSIDGPPAHRERASTFLPLLALVKPRVEGTQLSISFGDDEQQLAFMRDFLPAMTQKWRNESYRNTRINHFKQIGLGLLNYASAQKDVFPAASSRDANGRPLLSWRVHVLPYLEGGQLWKEFKLDEPWDSEHNRKLIERMPEVFRDPDPAVQAAIGDRGRTTFVAPIMEGAVFAAKEGISWKDIKDGTSNTVMTVEVVPERAVVWTKPDDWEVDLANALAGVKRDDREQFVAGWCDGSVRYLSNEIDPAVLKKLLTYAGGEVVGNDEIK; encoded by the coding sequence ATGCTCCGACACATTTCCATACTCGCTTTCCTCACTCTCAGCCTCGTGGCTGCTCCGCTCGCCGCCGCCCGCGCCGACGAGCATGTCGCCATCGCGCCCGATCTCACCGCCGACGTGGTCGGCGTCGGTGTGATCGAACTGCGACGCGTCGACGTCCCGGCGTTTGTGGCCGAGGCGATTAGCTTTGGCGTCATCCCGGAAACGGAGGCGCCAGCCGCCAAGCAAGGTGCAGCCGCGATCCAGGGAGTGTATGGACTGCTCGAAAAGTTCGGCGCCCGGCGTGCGTATGCCATACTGCGCGTGAGTGACGTTGCGGAGGGGGGAATGACTTGGATTGTCGAGATCGACCGCGGCGGCAACGCGGCGGAGGCGGCCAAGTTCCTCAACGAAATGCGGCAAGAATTGAATCCTCGCGGCGCCGGGTTGCCAAGGCATGAAGTGCGAGACTTCCTCTACCCGGGCGAGTTCGCGGTGATCAACGAAACAATCGTCGCGGCAGGTTCGCCCAAGCAGCTTGAACGCGTGCGAGAACTACATGCCAAGGCTGCCAGCGGTTCGCGATCTGACGTCCTCGCAGCCCTCGCGGGACTCGGCGACGCCGATGCGGGAATCGCGCTCGTCGGCGACGCTGATAGTCGGCGGGTGCTGCGCGAGATGTTTCCGCAACTGCCGGAGCCGTTTGCGGCGATCAACGGCAAGTTCTTGGCGAATGACGTGCGCTGGGCCGGGGCGGCAGTGAAGTTTCCGCCGAAGTTCCAGTGGTCGTTCGTCGCCGATGGCGCCACGCCCGAAGCGGCAGGCGTGTTGGAACAAGCGACCAAAAATGGCATGGCGCTCGCCGGCGTGACGCTGCTCAAGCAATCGATCGACGGCCCGCCGGCGCATCGAGAGCGAGCCAGCACGTTCCTGCCGCTGTTGGCGCTAGTGAAGCCGCGCGTCGAGGGAACGCAGCTGTCGATCTCCTTTGGCGACGATGAGCAGCAGCTCGCGTTCATGCGAGATTTCCTGCCCGCGATGACGCAAAAGTGGCGTAACGAGAGTTACCGAAATACGCGAATCAATCACTTCAAGCAGATTGGCCTCGGCTTGCTCAACTACGCGTCGGCACAGAAGGACGTCTTTCCTGCGGCCTCGAGCAGGGATGCCAATGGTCGCCCGCTCCTGAGTTGGCGCGTCCACGTCTTGCCCTATCTCGAAGGGGGACAGCTCTGGAAAGAGTTCAAACTCGACGAGCCTTGGGACAGCGAGCACAACCGCAAGCTGATTGAGCGGATGCCGGAAGTCTTTCGCGATCCCGACCCCGCCGTGCAAGCGGCGATTGGCGATCGCGGACGGACGACGTTCGTGGCGCCGATCATGGAAGGGGCGGTGTTCGCCGCGAAGGAAGGAATTTCGTGGAAGGACATTAAGGATGGAACGTCGAACACGGTCATGACGGTGGAGGTCGTGCCGGAACGGGCGGTCGTTTGGACGAAGCCGGATGACTGGGAAGTTGATCTGGCGAACGCGCTGGCGGGCGTGAAGCGGGATGACCGCGAGCAATTTGTCGCGGGATGGTGCGACGGCTCGGTGCGCTATTTGAGCAACGAGATCGATCCGGCGGTTTTGAAAAAACTGCTGACTTACGCGGGAGGCGAGGTCGTTGGCAATGACGAAATCAAGTGA
- a CDS encoding RNA polymerase sigma factor — MPSVDATLIAEMLDRHAAALALYARQWTAAADDCVQEALVELARQPTAPDNPAAWLYRVVRNRALNAMRSERRRTAHEHSAAEVRAARPTPTTDPADAAGLNDALATLEPTAREIVVLRVWGGLAWQEIAELVGGSKSSAQRTYTQALEQLRNHWEPQSC, encoded by the coding sequence ATGCCGAGCGTCGACGCCACGCTAATCGCCGAGATGCTCGACCGGCACGCCGCCGCGCTCGCCCTCTACGCGCGGCAGTGGACCGCCGCGGCCGACGACTGCGTGCAGGAAGCCCTCGTGGAACTCGCCCGGCAGCCGACGGCGCCCGACAACCCCGCGGCGTGGCTCTACCGCGTCGTGCGGAACCGCGCCCTCAACGCGATGCGATCCGAACGCCGCCGCACCGCACACGAACACTCGGCCGCCGAAGTGCGAGCGGCTCGACCAACGCCGACCACCGACCCCGCCGACGCCGCCGGGCTCAACGATGCGCTGGCGACGCTCGAACCCACCGCCCGCGAGATCGTCGTCCTGCGCGTTTGGGGCGGGCTCGCATGGCAGGAGATCGCCGAGCTGGTCGGCGGATCGAAAAGCAGCGCTCAACGAACCTATACGCAGGCACTCGAACAGCTCCGCAATCACTGGGAGCCGCAATCTTGCTGA
- a CDS encoding RsmE family RNA methyltransferase, giving the protein MARRCYSDAPITGDQATLDGNEAHHLLHVLRATPGMAVTLFDGSGQEFDAEVVACKRSTVELAILESRLVDRELPQPLVLGVALPKGDRQRWIVEKSVELGVTRIVPLVTERSEKQGGDKLGRYVIEASKQCGRNRLMEIAEPMRWSDWLTASDLLDEGTPTHRRWVAHPTGVRPTAAEFAQQLPTLLAIGPEGGLSDGEVEAATAAGWKAVGLGERILRIETAALGLAACLTIPQP; this is encoded by the coding sequence ATGGCCCGCCGCTGCTATTCCGACGCTCCCATCACGGGCGACCAGGCGACCCTCGACGGCAACGAAGCCCATCACTTGCTCCATGTGCTGCGGGCGACGCCGGGGATGGCGGTGACGCTGTTCGATGGCTCGGGGCAGGAGTTCGACGCCGAAGTGGTCGCGTGCAAGCGGTCGACGGTGGAGCTGGCGATTCTGGAAAGCCGGCTCGTCGATCGCGAACTGCCGCAGCCGCTGGTGCTTGGCGTCGCGCTGCCGAAGGGTGACCGCCAGCGATGGATCGTCGAAAAATCGGTCGAGCTCGGCGTCACGCGGATCGTGCCCCTCGTCACGGAACGGAGCGAGAAGCAGGGGGGCGATAAGCTCGGCCGGTACGTGATCGAGGCGAGTAAGCAGTGCGGGCGGAATCGGCTGATGGAGATTGCCGAGCCGATGCGGTGGAGCGACTGGCTGACTGCAAGCGATCTCCTAGACGAGGGAACTCCCACCCACCGCCGCTGGGTCGCTCATCCGACCGGCGTTCGTCCGACGGCGGCGGAGTTTGCTCAGCAGTTGCCGACGCTCCTGGCCATCGGCCCCGAAGGGGGGCTCAGCGATGGCGAGGTCGAAGCAGCCACGGCAGCAGGTTGGAAGGCAGTTGGCTTAGGCGAACGGATCCTGCGGATCGAGACCGCGGCGCTCGGACTCGCGGCGTGCCTGACAATCCCGCAGCCTTAA